A single Ignavibacteriales bacterium DNA region contains:
- the nusB gene encoding transcription antitermination factor NusB, which translates to MITIGRQKSKRRIIREKVLQVLYAYYFKSEGIDHLFNTVFEDVKKGPDRDFGRSLVDKVIINWKRYDLDLETNVQNWVIERIAILDLIIIKMGMAEINEFPEIPPKVTINECIEIAKEFSTDESGKFVNGILDRYHGDLRKSDKLNKSGLGKIDKPAKGSHG; encoded by the coding sequence ATGATTACCATCGGCAGACAAAAAAGCAAACGAAGAATTATCAGGGAAAAAGTATTACAGGTACTGTATGCTTATTATTTTAAATCTGAGGGGATTGATCATCTGTTCAACACGGTTTTTGAAGATGTAAAGAAGGGGCCTGACCGTGATTTCGGCCGGAGTCTGGTTGATAAAGTTATCATCAACTGGAAGCGGTATGATCTTGATCTTGAAACAAATGTTCAGAACTGGGTTATTGAACGTATCGCGATTCTTGATCTGATCATCATAAAAATGGGCATGGCGGAAATAAATGAGTTTCCTGAAATACCCCCGAAAGTTACCATCAATGAGTGTATTGAAATAGCCAAAGAGTTCAGTACTGATGAAAGCGGTAAATTCGTGAACGGTATTCTTGACCGGTATCATGGAGATCTGAGGAAGTCTGATAAACTTAACAAAAGCGGTCTGGGGAAAATTGATAAACCAGCCAAGGGAAGTCATGGTTAA
- a CDS encoding efflux RND transporter permease subunit, translating to MKLTDIAIDNKTSVAILSIIIIILGITAYVGLPRESAPDISIPLVIVSTPYPGVSPEDIETLITQPIEKEINAIGEVKSIESSSFEGYSLVRVEFQSGYDIDEALRKVREKVDKARPKLPPDAEEPEVVEINFSEFPILVIDISGPIGLVKLKDIAEDLKDEFEKVDGVLEVKVSGGMEREVKVDVDVQKLQHYNIRFDDINRAIADENKTIPGGSIDVNQTSFLVRIPGEFSKPYIIENLIVKVKDGMPIYLRDVAEVTYSFKERTTYARLNSNDAVSISISKRVGENIIRIADEIKEKLAEKRELLPDDVKFSITSDQSEEIDLQVKDLENNIFSGLVLVIGVLFFFLGFRNALFVSAAIPFSMLISFFVLQLMGVTLNFVVLFALILALGMLVDNAIVIIENIYRFLEEGSDLITAAKKATGEVAWPVITSTFTTVAAFMPLLFWPGIVGDFMFYIPSVLIITLLSSLFVALVINPVIAAQFMKLEEQKAPKGLFGKILMPFHKSTVFFQNTLLPKTIGLYERTLRYAVGSPRDIHRKINKRNWYGVLSFFLIFVLEGVLAAFAPIWVELIVTALAIGFTVWIFTNTKLRFVFASLLTLVFFTQLYGAMNLGVEFFPTTQPQRIYVNVETPSGTNIEETNIITKEVEERLLGRDFSDVDDISVVVGSSTNPFDAGSSTPNKSTTTVQFADYADRDTSSIEISEMIREMVSDIPGAEISIVQQENGPPVGKPVNIEISGDDFTRLGQLAEGVIEYIKDVPGLVDLKDNFDAGKPELRIEVDREKAALYGLNTTLIANFIRTAINGTTPSKYRVKEDEYDITVRLRKDQRESVDALKNLKIIYNNDQGKTLSVPLISVATITTDKGPGAIRRKDLDRVVTITGEALEGENPNDVLQRVKDRLNGYQLPQGYTMEFTGQSKEQEEAAAFLGKAFLIAILMIFLILVIQFDSLNQPLIIMSAVIISLVGVFLGLITFQMPFGIIMTGIGVISLAGVVVNNNIVLIDFTNQLRKRGKSREEAVVLAGLTRFRPVTLTAITTILGLIPLSFGIGFDIYSFTFSFGSESADFWKSMGIAVIFGLGFATFLTLVLVPVIYLTIEEVRDTLRFTLKRVFAKKAE from the coding sequence ATGAAATTAACTGATATTGCAATTGACAATAAGACGAGCGTTGCGATCTTGTCAATCATCATTATTATCCTTGGTATTACCGCTTATGTCGGACTGCCAAGAGAATCAGCGCCCGATATCTCTATCCCGCTGGTTATTGTCTCAACGCCCTACCCGGGTGTATCACCCGAGGATATTGAAACCCTTATTACACAGCCGATTGAAAAGGAAATCAACGCAATTGGTGAGGTAAAATCCATTGAATCCTCTTCATTTGAAGGATATTCTCTGGTCAGAGTTGAATTTCAGAGCGGTTATGATATTGACGAGGCTCTGCGTAAAGTAAGGGAAAAGGTTGATAAGGCAAGACCTAAACTTCCGCCTGACGCAGAAGAACCTGAAGTAGTAGAAATAAACTTCTCAGAGTTCCCGATTCTGGTGATAGATATATCAGGACCGATCGGACTGGTGAAGCTGAAAGATATTGCCGAAGATCTGAAAGATGAATTCGAAAAGGTTGACGGAGTTCTTGAAGTTAAGGTGAGCGGTGGTATGGAGAGGGAGGTTAAAGTGGATGTTGATGTGCAGAAACTTCAGCACTATAATATTCGTTTTGACGATATCAACCGTGCTATTGCGGACGAAAACAAAACAATCCCCGGCGGCTCCATTGATGTAAACCAGACAAGTTTTCTTGTAAGAATACCAGGAGAATTCAGCAAACCGTATATTATTGAAAACCTTATCGTTAAGGTAAAAGATGGTATGCCGATATATCTCCGTGATGTTGCTGAGGTAACCTATTCGTTTAAGGAAAGAACGACGTATGCCCGTCTGAACAGTAATGATGCTGTTTCAATTTCTATTTCGAAGCGTGTGGGCGAAAACATCATCCGTATTGCCGATGAGATTAAAGAAAAACTCGCTGAAAAAAGGGAACTGCTTCCTGATGATGTTAAGTTCAGCATCACTTCTGACCAGTCAGAAGAAATTGATCTGCAGGTTAAAGATCTCGAGAATAATATTTTCTCAGGTCTTGTTCTGGTAATCGGTGTGTTGTTCTTCTTCCTCGGTTTCAGAAATGCATTATTCGTTTCTGCTGCAATTCCTTTCAGCATGCTTATTTCATTTTTTGTTCTGCAGCTGATGGGTGTGACACTCAACTTTGTTGTGCTCTTTGCGCTCATACTTGCGCTGGGTATGCTTGTGGATAACGCGATAGTTATCATAGAAAATATCTATCGCTTTCTTGAGGAGGGAAGTGATCTGATAACCGCTGCTAAAAAAGCCACTGGTGAAGTAGCATGGCCGGTTATTACTTCTACCTTCACTACCGTTGCAGCTTTTATGCCTCTGCTTTTCTGGCCGGGTATTGTGGGTGATTTTATGTTCTATATCCCTTCTGTACTTATTATTACGCTTCTTTCTTCATTGTTTGTTGCACTGGTAATCAATCCGGTTATTGCGGCTCAGTTTATGAAACTGGAAGAACAAAAAGCTCCAAAGGGATTATTTGGCAAGATTCTGATGCCTTTCCACAAGTCAACGGTATTTTTTCAGAATACACTTCTTCCCAAGACGATCGGTTTGTATGAAAGAACTCTCCGGTACGCCGTTGGTTCACCCAGAGATATCCACAGGAAAATCAATAAACGCAACTGGTACGGTGTTCTTTCCTTTTTTCTGATATTTGTTCTGGAAGGCGTTCTGGCAGCGTTTGCTCCAATCTGGGTTGAGCTTATTGTTACAGCACTTGCTATTGGTTTCACTGTCTGGATATTTACCAATACAAAGCTGCGCTTTGTGTTTGCTTCGCTTCTTACTCTGGTGTTCTTTACCCAGCTTTACGGAGCAATGAATCTGGGAGTAGAGTTTTTCCCGACTACCCAGCCGCAGAGAATCTATGTGAATGTTGAGACTCCTTCCGGTACTAATATCGAGGAGACTAACATTATTACAAAAGAAGTTGAAGAGCGCCTGTTAGGGAGAGATTTCAGCGATGTTGATGATATATCAGTTGTTGTTGGATCTTCAACTAATCCTTTTGACGCGGGGAGTTCAACCCCTAATAAATCCACAACGACCGTCCAGTTTGCTGACTATGCCGATCGTGATACCAGTTCTATTGAAATATCTGAAATGATCAGGGAGATGGTTTCAGACATTCCAGGTGCTGAAATCTCTATTGTTCAGCAGGAAAACGGACCTCCGGTCGGAAAGCCGGTGAATATTGAAATCAGCGGTGATGATTTTACACGTCTCGGACAGCTTGCAGAGGGCGTTATTGAATATATAAAAGATGTTCCCGGACTGGTTGATCTGAAGGATAACTTTGATGCCGGGAAACCTGAACTGCGTATTGAGGTTGACCGTGAAAAAGCAGCTCTTTACGGGCTGAATACCACTCTTATTGCTAATTTTATCCGTACTGCAATTAATGGTACCACGCCTTCCAAATACCGCGTTAAGGAGGACGAGTATGATATCACCGTCCGCCTGAGAAAGGACCAAAGGGAATCGGTTGATGCACTAAAGAATCTGAAAATTATTTACAATAATGATCAGGGAAAAACATTAAGCGTTCCGTTAATCAGTGTGGCGACAATTACAACGGATAAAGGTCCGGGAGCAATCAGGAGAAAAGACCTTGACCGCGTGGTTACAATAACCGGTGAAGCGCTTGAAGGGGAGAATCCGAATGATGTTCTGCAGAGAGTTAAAGACCGTCTGAATGGTTACCAGCTTCCTCAGGGTTACACGATGGAATTTACCGGACAGAGCAAAGAGCAGGAAGAGGCTGCGGCATTCCTTGGCAAAGCATTTCTGATAGCTATTCTGATGATCTTCCTTATCCTGGTGATTCAGTTTGACTCCCTTAACCAGCCGCTTATAATCATGTCGGCTGTGATTATTTCACTGGTGGGGGTCTTCCTCGGACTGATTACCTTCCAGATGCCATTTGGTATCATCATGACCGGTATAGGCGTCATAAGTCTGGCGGGGGTTGTGGTGAATAATAATATCGTGCTGATTGATTTTACCAATCAGCTGAGGAAAAGAGGAAAAAGCCGGGAAGAGGCTGTCGTTTTGGCTGGACTGACCCGTTTCAGGCCGGTAACGCTAACGGCGATAACTACCATCCTTGGCCTGATTCCTCTTTCATTCGGAATCGGGTTTGATATTTATTCTTTCACCTTCTCTTTCGGAAGTGAAAGTGCAGACTTCTGGAAATCCATGGGTATTGCCGTGATTTTCGGTCTTGGTTTTGCGACATTCCTGACTCTGGTACTGGTCCCGGTAATTTATCTGACCATTGAAGAGGTGAGGGATACCCTTAGATTTACCCTGAAACGGGTATTTGCTAAAAAGGCAGAGTAA
- a CDS encoding CHASE2 domain-containing protein yields MGKKKDKGDFLTRFIISLGLAVLVVLLTQVSFLKLDPLTKLEQKHIDERFLKRGVIPIKDSSDVIILEITQNTYNNIAEAWPWPRSTFAKVIRNLNEAGAKAVGIDIVMSSPDKYDPMNDSAMFNVIREYGNIVVAGKVMNVEGDEYTLTSQNENFESVYFEADSSIGIVQVVSDNDGVVRRYLPFMYSSTTERLVPTFSFALLNKYTGKTNFHLAENTDGHFIHSDIEIPKYDNVSMLLNFYGPSRSFQYFDFINVLDDQEFMTRDEIEFEIPINMWDDETINETTGMPMGLKYSGIFKDKIVLIGSTMPEDKDILPISFARGEKEGDNLIYGVEIHANALQNILNQDFIVKQPIWLEVLITLILGIGVFFLSYLLKELKFASGLLVEGLNLIIVAAIFFGLREISFYLFAEFNFLFTLYTSFLAVGLGYIGSTAYKFISERKQKGMIKGMFSQYVSGAVVDDLISDPDKLQLGGERRELSVFFSDIAGFSTFSENKEPEELVRFLNEYLSAMTQIVFDNKGTLDKYIGDAVMAFWGAPTPTKDHAYLAVKSALDMQVKIAEMVERWRQEGQPLIHARMGINTGDMVVGNVGGVQRFDYTVMGDNVNLASRLEGANKEYGSSIMIADSTYEQVKDRFHTRELDFLTVKGKSVPIKVYEVFDFVENVLPERKVKCIEAYNKGLHEYKSMNFEKAISFFEEALTHDPDDYTSSMYIKRCKSLIQDPPPADWDGVYHLKTK; encoded by the coding sequence ATGGGTAAAAAAAAAGATAAAGGCGATTTCCTAACTAGATTCATTATTAGTCTTGGGTTAGCAGTACTTGTAGTACTGCTGACCCAGGTCAGTTTTCTCAAATTAGATCCCCTCACCAAACTCGAACAAAAACACATTGATGAACGCTTTCTTAAAAGAGGCGTTATTCCGATTAAAGATTCCTCCGATGTCATCATCCTTGAAATAACTCAGAATACCTACAACAATATTGCTGAAGCATGGCCCTGGCCCCGCAGCACATTTGCCAAGGTAATAAGAAACCTGAATGAGGCAGGAGCTAAAGCGGTCGGTATAGATATTGTGATGTCGAGTCCGGATAAATATGATCCGATGAATGACTCGGCAATGTTTAATGTTATCCGGGAATACGGAAACATTGTAGTTGCCGGCAAGGTGATGAATGTTGAGGGCGATGAATATACTCTTACCAGTCAGAATGAGAATTTTGAAAGTGTTTATTTTGAAGCTGATTCTTCCATTGGAATTGTACAGGTGGTCAGCGACAATGACGGAGTGGTAAGACGGTATCTCCCCTTTATGTATTCCTCCACAACAGAGCGACTGGTTCCGACATTTAGTTTTGCTTTGCTTAATAAATACACAGGTAAGACGAATTTCCACCTGGCTGAAAACACTGATGGACATTTTATTCACTCGGATATTGAGATCCCAAAGTATGATAATGTTTCCATGCTGCTCAATTTCTACGGCCCCAGCAGAAGTTTTCAGTATTTCGATTTCATAAACGTTCTGGATGATCAGGAGTTCATGACTCGTGATGAGATTGAGTTTGAGATTCCGATTAATATGTGGGATGATGAAACCATAAACGAGACAACCGGTATGCCGATGGGTTTAAAATACAGCGGTATATTCAAGGATAAAATAGTTCTCATTGGTTCAACCATGCCGGAGGATAAGGATATACTCCCCATCTCGTTTGCACGCGGCGAAAAAGAAGGAGACAACCTGATTTACGGAGTTGAAATCCACGCCAATGCACTGCAGAATATTCTCAACCAGGATTTCATTGTAAAGCAGCCAATCTGGCTTGAAGTTCTGATAACCCTTATTCTCGGAATCGGCGTCTTCTTTCTCTCCTACCTCCTCAAAGAACTTAAGTTTGCAAGCGGTCTGCTTGTTGAGGGGCTTAACCTGATTATTGTCGCAGCTATTTTCTTCGGACTTCGTGAAATTTCGTTCTACCTTTTTGCTGAATTTAACTTCCTCTTTACCCTCTACACAAGTTTCCTTGCGGTAGGTTTGGGTTATATAGGAAGCACTGCTTATAAGTTCATCTCAGAGAGGAAGCAGAAGGGTATGATTAAAGGAATGTTCAGCCAGTATGTAAGCGGAGCGGTGGTTGATGATCTTATTTCTGACCCGGATAAACTGCAGCTTGGCGGCGAGCGGAGAGAACTTTCAGTATTTTTCAGCGATATAGCCGGATTCTCTACCTTTTCAGAAAACAAAGAGCCGGAAGAACTGGTCCGGTTTCTTAATGAGTATCTGAGCGCAATGACACAGATTGTGTTTGATAATAAAGGTACCCTTGATAAGTACATCGGCGATGCAGTCATGGCATTCTGGGGCGCACCAACACCAACTAAGGATCATGCATATCTTGCTGTTAAAAGCGCACTGGATATGCAGGTGAAAATTGCAGAAATGGTGGAGCGCTGGCGTCAGGAAGGTCAGCCGCTGATTCACGCAAGAATGGGAATCAACACCGGTGATATGGTTGTTGGTAACGTCGGCGGTGTCCAGCGGTTTGATTATACCGTTATGGGAGATAACGTTAACCTGGCTTCACGCCTTGAAGGTGCAAATAAGGAATATGGGTCAAGCATCATGATCGCTGACTCTACATATGAACAGGTAAAAGACCGCTTCCATACAAGAGAACTTGATTTCCTGACGGTAAAAGGAAAATCAGTACCAATTAAAGTTTATGAAGTTTTTGATTTTGTTGAAAATGTACTCCCTGAAAGGAAAGTAAAATGCATTGAGGCTTATAATAAGGGATTACATGAATACAAATCCATGAATTTCGAGAAGGCAATCAGTTTCTTTGAAGAAGCGCTGACGCACGATCCGGACGATTATACTTCGTCCATGTATATTAAACGCTGCAAGTCACTGATTCAGGATCCGCCCCCGGCTGACTGGGACGGTGTATATCACCTTAAAACAAAATAA
- a CDS encoding MFS transporter, whose product MVKSSERFRIFIWTLFDFANTSYSITIVTFLYAVYFKKVVANNEPAGDLYWSIATSSAMIVTAILSPILGAISDHSAGKKRFLLFFTIICVVFTAALFGVEQGDIFLGILFFVLANIGFEAGLVFYDSFLPEITTPKNYGRVSGYGFAMGYVGSLTTLIILFPFIEKNLIRESFLISAMFFAIFATPLFIFLQDNRRPMLKPQSYIKTGWNRVSYTISHLKNYKNLSRFLLAYFFYIEGVNTIIFFAGNYASTTLKFTELELIAFFATVQTTAIIGSVLLGIAADSLGQKKTIYISLYVWLVTIALALFTETKEGFYVVGLLAGTAMGASQSTSRSLMSKLTPVDKRTEFFGFYSLFGKSSAIIGPLVFGIISVITHNQKLSILSVGVFFIIGMYLLKDVKDNIPAEQSEQVTG is encoded by the coding sequence ATGGTTAAGAGTTCAGAGCGGTTCAGAATATTTATTTGGACTCTCTTTGATTTTGCCAATACTTCCTATTCAATTACGATTGTTACATTTCTTTATGCAGTCTATTTTAAGAAAGTTGTAGCGAATAATGAACCTGCAGGGGACCTTTACTGGAGCATAGCAACATCCTCCGCGATGATTGTTACCGCTATACTTTCACCAATTCTGGGTGCTATTTCTGATCATTCCGCCGGTAAGAAACGGTTTCTGCTTTTTTTTACTATTATTTGTGTGGTATTTACTGCAGCACTCTTTGGTGTTGAGCAGGGGGATATATTTCTAGGAATTCTTTTCTTTGTTTTAGCCAATATTGGTTTTGAAGCAGGGCTTGTTTTTTATGATTCGTTTTTACCTGAGATCACCACTCCAAAAAACTATGGCAGAGTAAGCGGATATGGCTTCGCGATGGGATATGTGGGTTCACTTACCACGCTGATCATACTTTTTCCGTTCATAGAAAAGAATCTTATCAGGGAAAGTTTTCTTATCTCCGCTATGTTTTTTGCCATTTTTGCAACTCCGCTCTTTATCTTTCTGCAGGATAACAGAAGGCCAATGTTAAAACCGCAGAGTTATATAAAGACCGGATGGAACCGTGTATCCTATACCATCAGCCATCTGAAAAACTATAAAAATCTTTCCCGGTTTCTGCTTGCGTACTTCTTTTATATCGAAGGGGTAAATACTATTATTTTCTTTGCAGGAAACTATGCGAGCACCACACTGAAATTTACCGAACTGGAACTCATAGCGTTTTTTGCAACCGTGCAGACTACAGCCATAATCGGTTCAGTGCTGCTCGGAATCGCAGCCGATTCTCTGGGGCAAAAGAAGACCATTTATATCAGTCTCTATGTCTGGCTGGTAACTATCGCCCTTGCGTTATTTACTGAAACGAAAGAGGGATTTTATGTTGTAGGGTTGCTGGCAGGTACGGCTATGGGAGCAAGCCAGTCAACCAGCCGCTCCCTGATGTCAAAACTAACACCGGTGGACAAAAGAACCGAGTTCTTCGGGTTTTACTCACTTTTTGGGAAGAGTTCCGCAATTATCGGTCCTCTTGTCTTCGGTATTATTTCAGTGATTACTCACAATCAGAAATTATCCATTCTGTCAGTGGGAGTCTTCTTCATCATAGGTATGTATTTGCTGAAAGATGTTAAGGACAATATCCCGGCTGAACAGAGTGAGCAGGTTACCGGGTAA
- a CDS encoding thioredoxin family protein: protein MLEKIKEAGISYQDFMKHMEETAAAPVPADADETLREKLGYYPLNLRRMKRINTTFKPDDGAVSAFESVKGRQTWMIISEGWCGDTAQNVPAIIKLAELNKNIDVKIILRDTYPEIMDNYLSNGARSIPKLVAFDEDGTELFMWGARPAAIAEIMKGHIAAGMPKHQREEILHTWYAKDGSKSTSAEIVNLVKQTTAEAVTR, encoded by the coding sequence ATGTTAGAAAAGATAAAAGAAGCAGGTATCTCATACCAAGATTTTATGAAACACATGGAGGAAACCGCAGCCGCTCCGGTTCCGGCAGATGCCGATGAAACACTCAGGGAGAAGCTCGGTTATTATCCTCTGAACTTAAGGAGAATGAAAAGAATTAATACTACCTTTAAGCCGGATGACGGGGCAGTCAGCGCTTTTGAATCGGTTAAAGGCCGCCAGACCTGGATGATTATCTCAGAAGGCTGGTGTGGCGATACGGCACAAAACGTACCGGCCATCATAAAACTTGCTGAACTTAACAAAAATATTGACGTAAAAATTATCCTGAGGGATACTTATCCTGAGATTATGGATAATTACCTCTCCAACGGAGCTAGAAGCATTCCGAAATTGGTAGCTTTTGATGAAGATGGAACCGAACTCTTCATGTGGGGTGCAAGGCCCGCCGCCATAGCTGAAATCATGAAAGGCCACATTGCAGCCGGTATGCCCAAACATCAGCGTGAAGAAATTCTGCATACCTGGTATGCTAAGGATGGCAGCAAATCCACATCTGCAGAAATTGTAAATCTCGTAAAGCAGACAACGGCCGAGGCTGTTACCCGGTAA
- a CDS encoding YdcF family protein has protein sequence MIFFIAVSLLAADFFIALIIKNLLNGLPWNNFPLWYAGTLIGIFINGLIILLLVILNFRTSSKEITQYRRIPLLTFTGILILLAGYALMVYGIFDLREVVYWDYQLSYILPGILFTLRYLILLGILSFLWLKVFRTEAMFPLRLIVNILYGALLLTGFALFYSFTANPPLYDKGNVYKTGVVLGAAVKKDNTPGSAHLRRLDAARQLLQEGVISDIFLTGSNTPGKISEAEAGQSYLIKKGISKEVIRFEKETTSTVEQIRYIDQVMPDQTPDNQIIIISDGFHLPRIHQIASFYNLRVNLQETEENLSITQKLYLSSREAVALLIFWLYGI, from the coding sequence ATGATCTTTTTTATTGCGGTAAGTTTGCTTGCGGCCGATTTCTTTATTGCTCTGATAATAAAGAATCTGCTGAATGGTCTGCCATGGAATAATTTCCCGCTCTGGTATGCCGGTACCCTGATTGGCATTTTTATAAACGGACTGATAATCCTTCTCCTGGTAATTCTAAACTTCCGCACCTCTTCAAAAGAAATAACTCAGTACCGCAGGATTCCTCTGCTCACCTTTACCGGTATTCTAATACTTCTTGCCGGTTATGCACTGATGGTTTACGGTATTTTTGATCTTAGAGAGGTTGTTTATTGGGATTATCAGCTTTCTTATATATTACCGGGCATTCTATTCACGCTCCGGTATTTAATTCTGCTCGGGATTCTTTCATTTCTCTGGCTGAAGGTTTTTAGAACTGAAGCAATGTTTCCGCTTCGCCTGATCGTAAATATTCTTTATGGTGCTCTTTTACTGACCGGTTTTGCCCTCTTTTATAGTTTTACAGCAAATCCGCCACTCTATGACAAAGGCAACGTGTATAAAACTGGAGTTGTTCTTGGTGCAGCGGTAAAAAAAGATAACACTCCAGGCTCAGCCCATTTGCGGCGGCTTGATGCAGCACGACAACTGCTTCAAGAGGGAGTTATATCGGATATTTTCCTGACAGGTTCAAATACCCCTGGCAAAATCAGTGAGGCGGAGGCAGGGCAGAGTTACCTTATAAAAAAGGGTATATCCAAAGAAGTAATACGGTTTGAGAAGGAAACAACCTCAACTGTTGAGCAAATCAGATATATTGACCAGGTAATGCCTGATCAGACCCCTGATAATCAGATTATTATCATTTCTGACGGATTTCATCTTCCAAGAATTCATCAGATTGCATCCTTTTATAACCTCAGAGTTAATCTTCAGGAAACCGAAGAAAACCTCTCCATTACACAGAAACTGTACCTCTCTTCCAGGGAGGCAGTTGCATTACTTATTTTCTGGCTTTACGGCATTTAA
- a CDS encoding FecR domain-containing protein, with translation MKKMSIIFFTILFSVTVFAGGGETPPADSPVAIMMKVVKDVTLKKAEADWSSVKIGAALSTNDEIKTGSQSLALIKFTDNSILRVRENSTLKIYADKANKEISKNTYVDKGKVGFEVKRQGNEEFKFTTPTMVASIRGTDGVLDVDNDGNTTFGLSSGSANIEATQGNKGQGTVTSGFFVTVGNDGNVNIQPVANNPNVQNMLNNNNNNVPQTKKLIIKTNIGDIIIEYVGGN, from the coding sequence ATGAAAAAAATGTCAATAATCTTTTTTACCATTCTTTTTAGTGTAACCGTATTTGCCGGCGGCGGAGAAACACCACCGGCTGACTCCCCTGTCGCAATCATGATGAAAGTTGTGAAGGATGTTACCCTGAAAAAAGCTGAAGCTGACTGGTCATCAGTGAAAATCGGCGCTGCTTTGAGCACCAACGATGAAATTAAAACCGGCAGCCAGTCTCTTGCTCTTATAAAATTCACGGACAATTCCATTTTACGGGTCCGTGAAAACTCTACCCTGAAGATTTACGCTGACAAAGCCAACAAAGAAATCTCAAAAAACACCTATGTTGATAAAGGTAAAGTTGGTTTTGAGGTGAAAAGACAGGGCAATGAGGAGTTCAAGTTCACAACCCCGACCATGGTGGCGTCTATCCGCGGAACTGACGGCGTTCTTGACGTTGACAATGACGGAAACACCACATTCGGTCTGAGCTCCGGTTCAGCAAACATTGAAGCCACCCAGGGCAACAAGGGCCAGGGTACGGTAACAAGCGGATTTTTTGTGACAGTTGGTAACGACGGAAATGTCAATATTCAGCCGGTTGCAAACAATCCGAATGTTCAGAACATGCTGAACAACAATAACAATAATGTTCCGCAGACCAAGAAACTAATAATTAAAACAAATATCGGTGATATAATCATCGAGTATGTCGGCGGTAATTAA